CCATCAAGGCTGCCGGCGGCTTGACCTTCGTGCAGGAGCCTTCGTCCGCCAAGTACGATGGTATGCCTCGGAGCGCTCTCGCCAGCGGGCACGCGGATTATTGCCTCGCGCCCCGCGAGATCGCGGAGGAGCTCACACGAATCAGCAGACATCCCGCGCTTGCCCTTTTGCCGAAACCGCCGACGCCTGCGCCTGCCGTCCAGGAACAGCTCGGCAAGCTGTTCTTTCTCGTGCGTTCCGAATTCGGGAACGACCTGACCTCCTACAAGCTCTCGACCCTCGAGCGCCGCATCGAAAGGCGCATGACGATGCACAAGATCGCAACGCTCCGGGACTACTTGAAGTTTGTCCAGTCCTCTCCCCAGGAGCTCGCGGCCTTGTACAAGGACATGCTGATCACGGTCACGAACTTCTTCCGCGACCATGAACCGTTCGAGGCGCTGAAAGACAGAGTGTTCCCGCGCCTTATCGAGGAGAGGGGCCCGAATGCCCCGATCCGAGTGTGGGTTCCCGCTTGCGCGACGGGCGAGGAGGCGTACTCGATCGCCATCTGTCTCCTCGAGTTTCTCGAAAAGAAGGGCTCGGACCCCCGAGTTCAGATCTTCGGTACCGACATCGACGTCGACTCGATTCAACACGCTCGGCGCGGGGTATATCCGCAGAACATCGCGCTCGACGTCTCCGCAGATCGGCTGAACCGGTTCTTCGTCAAAAAGGACAACGACTACCAGGTGAGCCGCCGTGTCCGGGACACGGTGGTCTTTTCCAACCAGAACATCCTGAAGGACGCCCCGTTCTCGCGGCTGGACTTGGTGAGCTGCCGAAATCTCCTCATCTACCTCCAGCCGTCCGCGCAAAGAAAGGTCTTGCGCACCCTGCATTATTCCCTGAATCCGATCGGCTTCCTGCTTCTCGGGACGTCCGAGAGCGTGGGGGACTCTCCGGATCTCTTCTCGCTCGTGGACCGGAGGACCAAACTCTACGCGAGGAAGCCGTTTGCTTCCTCCGGAGCGCTCGACATCGCCTTCGGCATGCCTGCGACTCCCGACGTCGCCCAACCCGCCGCCGCGACCCGGCCGATCGTCAACCTACAGACACTATCCGATCGCAAGGTCCTCGAGCTCTATGGGCCGCCCGGAGTGATCGTCAACGAGCATCTCGAGATCCTGCACTTTCGCGGTCACACCGGGGCCTATCTCGATCCGATGCCCGGTGCCGCCAGCTTCAACGTCCTGCGGCTCGCCCGCCCCGAGCTGCACATGGAGCTCAAGAGAGCCATTAATCGCGGTCTCTCGGAGCAGGTTCGCGTGACGACCGAGGTCACGTTCCATCACGACGGAAAGGCGAGCGCCGTTGCGCTCGACGTCGTGCCGATCCAGGAGCCGGAGACGAAGACCCGGTGTCTTCTCGTCATGTTTCATGAGTTGACTCCGCCCAAGGAGGTCCCCGTCGTGGCGGTGGACGGCGACGTCGCGCCGTCGCTCGCGCCGCTCGCGCACCGAATCCAGGAGCTCGAGCGCGAGCTGGCCCTCACCAAGGAGTACCTGCAGGACACGATCGAAGAAAAGGAGAGCACCAACGAGGAGCTCAAATCGGCGAACGAGGAGCTCCAGTCCTCCAATGAGGAACTACAGAGCACCAACGAGGAGCTCGAGACCTCCAAAGAGGAGATGCAGTCCACCAACGAAGAGCTCACGACCGTCAACGACGAGCTTCAGAACAGGATGGCCGAGCTCAGCCAGATCAGCGACGATCTTCACAACGTGCTCTCCGGCACCGACAACGCCGTCATCATCGTGGGAATGGATCTCCGAATTCGCCGTTACACTGCCTCCGCGGAGAAGCTTCTGAACCTCGTGCCCGGCGATGTGGGACGATCCATCAGCCACATCGACGCCTTTGTTGGCGGAGCCTCCGTCGAGCAGAGAGTCTCCGAAGTCATCGCGAGTCTCACT
The sequence above is a segment of the Vicinamibacteria bacterium genome. Coding sequences within it:
- a CDS encoding chemotaxis protein CheB, whose product is MPEENKPDSEPARTSEDGTNATTGEKTDGGDNSAVEAGRPTPARDGDDSGAGSTEPPGFFIVGVGASAGGLEALGDLFASIHFDGMAFVIVQHLAPHHESLLAELLSRSSKISVTTAADEVRVEPNHAYVIPPNTDLGIMHGVVHLIEARSGHGPRQPIDFFFRSLAEDQGSSSIGIILSGTGTDGTLGLKAIKAAGGLTFVQEPSSAKYDGMPRSALASGHADYCLAPREIAEELTRISRHPALALLPKPPTPAPAVQEQLGKLFFLVRSEFGNDLTSYKLSTLERRIERRMTMHKIATLRDYLKFVQSSPQELAALYKDMLITVTNFFRDHEPFEALKDRVFPRLIEERGPNAPIRVWVPACATGEEAYSIAICLLEFLEKKGSDPRVQIFGTDIDVDSIQHARRGVYPQNIALDVSADRLNRFFVKKDNDYQVSRRVRDTVVFSNQNILKDAPFSRLDLVSCRNLLIYLQPSAQRKVLRTLHYSLNPIGFLLLGTSESVGDSPDLFSLVDRRTKLYARKPFASSGALDIAFGMPATPDVAQPAAATRPIVNLQTLSDRKVLELYGPPGVIVNEHLEILHFRGHTGAYLDPMPGAASFNVLRLARPELHMELKRAINRGLSEQVRVTTEVTFHHDGKASAVALDVVPIQEPETKTRCLLVMFHELTPPKEVPVVAVDGDVAPSLAPLAHRIQELERELALTKEYLQDTIEEKESTNEELKSANEELQSSNEELQSTNEELETSKEEMQSTNEELTTVNDELQNRMAELSQISDDLHNVLSGTDNAVIIVGMDLRIRRYTASAEKLLNLVPGDVGRSISHIDAFVGGASVEQRVSEVIASLTPVEEEILCTNHRYYALRIVPYKTLDHAIRGAIVSLVDIDVRKKATEITRDVGLYAERFLGAIGHPLLILDAKLRIVWANDPYYERFQVTVEETVGSNFPKVWAQPRNDASLREALERTLAEGTPFRDLRVRHLFQEGRERTLRMGGSRIPVVTDVSLMLVSIEDENTRVRRATTEG